A genome region from Rhodopseudomonas boonkerdii includes the following:
- a CDS encoding branched-chain amino acid ABC transporter permease gives MASARWRWPEVAFWLLAAGCILLFPNRYLILTEIAWLALFALSLDLILGYAGIVSLGHAAFFGFGGYAAGLLALHGIVKEPVLALIVAGLAAMLLGFVTSFLVMRGSDLTRLMVTLGIALLLRELANKFSNITGGSDGLQGIEMQPILGLFSFDIFGKVGFIYCLIVLFILFLLARRIVNSPFGLSVRAIRNNPLRASAIGIPVNRRLIAIYTVAAFYAGVAGALSTQTTALASLDGFAFERSADLMLVVIIGGTGYLYGGLIGAVIFKLLQELFSTITPQYWQFWIGAVLVIIVLIGRERLHRWVLFVPRLIASRFSRGRAA, from the coding sequence ATGGCGAGCGCACGCTGGCGCTGGCCGGAGGTCGCATTCTGGCTGCTTGCGGCAGGCTGCATCCTGCTGTTTCCGAACCGCTACCTCATCCTCACCGAGATCGCCTGGCTCGCGCTGTTCGCGCTCTCGCTCGATCTCATCCTCGGCTATGCCGGCATCGTCTCCCTCGGCCACGCCGCCTTCTTCGGATTCGGCGGTTATGCCGCCGGCCTGCTCGCATTGCATGGCATCGTCAAGGAGCCGGTGCTGGCGTTGATCGTTGCGGGTCTCGCCGCCATGCTGCTCGGCTTCGTCACCAGCTTCCTGGTGATGCGCGGCTCCGACCTGACGCGATTGATGGTGACGCTCGGCATCGCGCTCCTGTTGCGCGAACTCGCCAACAAGTTCTCCAACATCACCGGCGGCTCCGATGGCCTGCAGGGGATCGAGATGCAGCCCATCCTCGGCCTGTTTTCCTTCGATATCTTTGGCAAGGTCGGCTTCATCTATTGCCTGATCGTGCTGTTCATCCTGTTCCTGCTGGCGCGGCGGATCGTGAATTCGCCCTTCGGCCTGTCGGTACGGGCGATCCGCAACAATCCGCTGCGCGCCTCCGCCATCGGCATTCCCGTCAATCGCCGGCTGATCGCGATCTATACGGTGGCGGCCTTTTATGCCGGCGTGGCCGGTGCGCTGTCGACGCAGACCACGGCGCTGGCCTCCCTCGATGGTTTCGCCTTCGAGCGCTCGGCGGATCTGATGCTGGTCGTGATCATCGGCGGCACCGGCTATCTCTATGGCGGCCTGATCGGGGCCGTCATCTTCAAGCTGCTGCAGGAGCTGTTCTCCACCATCACGCCGCAATACTGGCAGTTCTGGATCGGTGCCGTGCTGGTCATCATCGTGCTGATCGGCCGCGAGCGGCTGCATCGCTGGGTGCTGTTCGTGCCGCGCCTGATCGCCAGCAGGTTTTCGCGGGGGCGCGCGGCATGA
- the ahcY gene encoding adenosylhomocysteinase, whose translation MTAPAGFTDYIVKDISLADFGRKELSIAETEMPGLMATREEFGPKQPLKGARIAGSLHMTIQTGVLIETLKALGADIRWVSCNIYSTQDHAAAAIAAAGIPVFAVKGETLKDYWDYTAKLFDWHGGGHPNMILDDGGDATMYVHLGLRAENGDTAFLDKPGSEEEEVFFALLKKQLKEKPKGYFKAIADSIKGVSEETTTGVHRLYDMQKAGTLLWPAINVNDSVTKSKFDNLYGCRESLVDGIRRGTDVMMSGKVAMVAGFGDVGKGSAASLRQAGCRVLVSEIDPICALQAAMEGYEVVTMEDAAPRADIFVTATGNKDIITIEHMRAMKDRAIVCNIGHFDNEIQVGALKNLKWDNIKPQVDEITFADGKRMILLSEGRLVNLGNATGHPSFVMSASFTNQTLAQIELYANNKEGKYKKEVYVLPKSLDEKVARLHLAKIGVKLSTLSNEQAAYIGVKQEGPFKAEHYRY comes from the coding sequence ATGACCGCACCCGCCGGTTTCACCGACTATATCGTCAAGGACATTTCGCTCGCCGATTTCGGCCGCAAGGAGCTCTCGATCGCCGAGACCGAAATGCCGGGCCTGATGGCCACTCGTGAAGAGTTTGGCCCGAAGCAGCCGTTGAAGGGCGCGCGTATCGCCGGTTCGCTGCACATGACCATCCAGACCGGCGTGCTCATCGAGACGCTGAAGGCGCTCGGCGCCGACATCCGCTGGGTCTCGTGTAACATCTACTCGACGCAGGATCATGCTGCCGCCGCGATCGCTGCCGCCGGCATTCCGGTGTTCGCCGTCAAGGGCGAAACCCTGAAGGACTACTGGGACTACACCGCAAAGCTGTTCGACTGGCACGGTGGCGGCCACCCGAACATGATTCTCGACGACGGCGGCGATGCCACCATGTATGTCCACCTCGGCCTGCGCGCCGAGAACGGCGACACAGCGTTCCTGGACAAGCCGGGTTCGGAAGAAGAGGAAGTGTTCTTTGCGCTGCTGAAGAAGCAGCTGAAGGAAAAGCCGAAGGGTTACTTCAAGGCGATCGCCGACTCGATCAAGGGGGTCTCGGAAGAGACCACTACGGGCGTGCATCGTCTGTACGACATGCAGAAGGCTGGCACGCTGCTGTGGCCCGCGATCAACGTCAACGACAGCGTCACCAAGTCGAAGTTCGACAACCTCTATGGTTGCCGCGAGTCGCTGGTCGATGGCATCCGCCGTGGCACCGACGTGATGATGTCGGGCAAGGTCGCCATGGTTGCCGGCTTCGGTGACGTCGGCAAGGGCTCGGCGGCTTCGCTGCGTCAGGCCGGTTGCCGCGTGCTGGTGTCCGAAATCGATCCGATCTGCGCGCTGCAGGCGGCGATGGAAGGCTATGAAGTTGTGACCATGGAAGACGCCGCGCCGCGCGCCGACATCTTCGTCACTGCGACGGGCAACAAGGACATCATCACCATCGAGCACATGCGTGCGATGAAGGATCGTGCCATCGTCTGCAATATCGGCCACTTCGACAACGAGATTCAGGTCGGTGCGCTGAAGAACCTGAAGTGGGACAACATCAAGCCGCAGGTCGACGAGATCACCTTCGCCGACGGCAAGCGCATGATCCTGCTGTCTGAAGGCCGCCTGGTGAATCTCGGCAACGCCACCGGCCACCCGTCCTTCGTGATGTCGGCCTCCTTCACCAACCAGACGCTGGCGCAGATCGAACTCTACGCCAACAACAAGGAAGGCAAATACAAGAAGGAAGTGTACGTGCTGCCGAAGTCGTTAGACGAGAAGGTCGCGCGCCTGCACCTCGCCAAGATCGGCGTCAAGCTGAGCACGCTGAGCAACGAGCAGGCGGCTTATATCGGCGTGAAGCAGGAAGGCCCGTTCAAGGCCGAGCACTATCGCTACTGA
- a CDS encoding ABC transporter ATP-binding protein: protein MSELLAIQNLRAGYGEAVVIPDMSLSLGEGQVLALLGRNGTGKTTLINSIVGVTRRFGGSLRLGGNDITALRADQRARGGIGWVPQERNIFRSLTVEENMTAVAQPGPWTVKKVYEMFPRLEERKGNFGNQLSGGEQQMLAVGRALVLNPKVLLLDEPTEGLAPIIVEELLAAIGKISRTGGICSIIVEQNARKILGLADRVVILERGTIVHDASSEALKADLAVLDRLLGVAGHNKHQAGPSGASAN from the coding sequence ATGTCTGAGCTGCTCGCCATCCAGAATCTGCGCGCCGGCTATGGCGAGGCCGTCGTCATCCCTGACATGTCGCTGTCGCTCGGCGAGGGGCAGGTCCTGGCGCTGCTCGGCCGCAACGGCACCGGCAAGACGACATTGATCAACTCCATCGTCGGCGTCACCCGCCGCTTCGGCGGTTCGCTCAGGCTGGGCGGGAATGACATCACGGCGCTGCGTGCCGATCAGCGCGCCCGCGGCGGCATCGGCTGGGTGCCGCAGGAGCGCAACATCTTCCGCTCGCTCACGGTGGAAGAGAACATGACCGCGGTGGCGCAGCCGGGGCCGTGGACCGTGAAGAAGGTCTACGAGATGTTTCCGCGTCTCGAGGAGCGCAAAGGCAATTTCGGCAACCAGCTGTCCGGCGGCGAGCAGCAGATGCTGGCGGTCGGCCGCGCGCTGGTGCTCAATCCGAAAGTGCTGCTGCTGGATGAGCCGACCGAAGGCCTTGCCCCGATCATCGTCGAGGAATTGCTGGCTGCCATCGGCAAGATTTCGCGCACCGGCGGCATCTGTTCCATCATCGTGGAGCAGAATGCGCGAAAGATTTTAGGTCTGGCTGATCGCGTCGTGATATTGGAACGTGGCACGATCGTGCATGATGCGAGCAGCGAAGCGCTGAAGGCCGATCTAGCCGTGCTCGACCGTCTGCTCGGCGTGGCCGGGCATAATAAACATCAAGCCGGTCCGTCCGGCGCGTCTGCCAACTGA
- a CDS encoding branched-chain amino acid ABC transporter permease, producing the protein MTLLTILFDGVAYGMLLFVLACGLAVTLGLMNFVNLAHGAFAMAGGYICAILVNRIGWPFFAALPMAFIASALIGAVLERSLYRHLYNRSHLDQVLFSIGLVFMAVTGVDYVMGSSQMFINLPSYLQGQIDLFGLHVGRYRLMIVVICGLLTIALQLILSKTRFGSRLRAAVDDPRAASGLGINVPQVFAFTFAFGCGLAGMGGALGAEILGLDPHFPLKFMIYFLIVVTVGGSSSITGPFMASLLLGIGDVAGKYYVPTLGAFVIYTLMIVILLWRPNGLFGRTAAR; encoded by the coding sequence ATGACTCTCCTCACCATCCTGTTTGACGGCGTCGCCTACGGCATGTTGCTGTTCGTGCTCGCATGCGGACTGGCGGTGACGCTCGGGCTGATGAATTTCGTCAATCTCGCCCATGGCGCCTTCGCCATGGCTGGCGGCTATATCTGCGCCATCCTCGTCAATCGCATCGGCTGGCCGTTCTTCGCCGCTTTGCCGATGGCCTTCATCGCCAGCGCGCTGATCGGCGCCGTGCTGGAGCGCTCGCTGTATCGCCACCTCTACAACCGCAGCCACCTCGATCAGGTGCTGTTTTCCATCGGCCTGGTTTTCATGGCGGTGACCGGCGTCGATTACGTGATGGGTTCGTCGCAGATGTTCATCAATCTGCCGTCCTACCTGCAGGGTCAGATCGATCTGTTCGGCCTGCATGTCGGCCGCTACCGCCTGATGATCGTGGTGATCTGTGGATTGCTCACCATCGCGCTGCAGCTGATCCTGTCGAAGACGCGTTTCGGCAGCCGCCTGCGCGCTGCGGTGGACGATCCGCGCGCGGCCTCGGGCCTCGGCATCAATGTGCCGCAGGTCTTCGCCTTCACGTTTGCGTTCGGTTGCGGCCTTGCCGGCATGGGCGGCGCGCTCGGCGCCGAGATCCTTGGCCTCGATCCGCATTTCCCGCTCAAATTCATGATCTATTTCCTGATCGTGGTCACCGTCGGCGGCTCCTCCAGCATCACCGGCCCGTTCATGGCTTCGCTGCTGCTCGGCATCGGCGATGTCGCCGGCAAATATTATGTGCCGACGCTCGGCGCTTTCGTCATCTATACGTTGATGATCGTCATCCTGCTGTGGCGTCCTAACGGCCTGTTCGGCCGCACGGCAGCGAGGTGA
- a CDS encoding lysylphosphatidylglycerol synthase transmembrane domain-containing protein has protein sequence MRRILILAIKVFVTAALLYFALRKVDFAELLSRIDAASFGWLLLAILLAYVATCASALRWRTICTSCDTPIAVSRAFRFTMIGAFFNQTLPSSMGGDAIRLWLLARGGAGWRAATYSIFVDRAFGLLALAILILATLPWSYELITDPVGRSALVTIDVLALGAGFGFLLFGGLRIGWFKRLWFLHHIHASAVVANRMIFNRTTGPRVAALSILIHVLTVVIAWCAVRSIAAPATFLQVLQIVPPVIIVTMIPISIAGWGLREASMGLAFSYAGLSANEGINVSLLFGIVFFIVGATGGLFWLSSAESATHGKAGDVTK, from the coding sequence ATGCGTCGTATTTTGATTTTGGCTATAAAAGTTTTCGTCACGGCAGCCCTGCTCTATTTCGCCCTGCGAAAGGTTGACTTTGCCGAGCTCCTATCGCGAATCGATGCTGCGAGTTTCGGCTGGTTATTGCTTGCCATCTTGCTGGCTTACGTCGCCACCTGCGCCAGCGCGTTGCGCTGGCGAACAATTTGCACCAGTTGCGATACCCCTATCGCGGTCAGTCGAGCGTTCCGATTCACGATGATCGGAGCTTTTTTCAATCAGACGCTGCCGTCGTCGATGGGCGGTGATGCGATCCGTCTGTGGCTTCTGGCCCGCGGGGGTGCCGGCTGGCGCGCGGCAACCTACTCAATCTTCGTTGACCGCGCCTTTGGGCTACTCGCTCTGGCCATCTTGATCCTGGCGACGTTGCCTTGGAGTTATGAACTCATCACCGATCCCGTCGGTCGATCGGCCCTCGTCACCATTGACGTTCTGGCCCTGGGCGCAGGCTTTGGCTTTCTCCTATTCGGTGGATTGCGCATCGGATGGTTTAAGCGCCTGTGGTTCCTGCATCATATTCACGCCTCCGCGGTTGTCGCAAACCGTATGATATTCAATCGAACAACCGGCCCTCGCGTCGCCGCGCTTTCGATACTCATCCATGTATTGACGGTTGTCATTGCCTGGTGTGCCGTTCGGTCGATCGCGGCCCCGGCTACTTTTCTACAAGTTCTCCAGATTGTTCCACCCGTAATCATTGTGACGATGATCCCCATCTCGATCGCAGGATGGGGGTTGCGCGAAGCATCGATGGGCCTCGCTTTTTCCTATGCTGGTCTTTCGGCTAATGAAGGCATCAACGTCTCTCTTCTTTTCGGCATCGTCTTTTTCATTGTCGGGGCAACTGGCGGCCTGTTCTGGCTCTCAAGCGCGGAAAGCGCAACGCATGGAAAAGCCGGGGATGTAACGAAATAG
- a CDS encoding ABC transporter substrate-binding protein, producing the protein MLRTFISGAVTAASLLALGAVAGAQETVKIGLIVPMTGGQASTGQQINNAIKLYQQKNGDTVAGKKVEVILKDDAALPDNTKRLAQELIVNEKVNIIAGFGVTPAALAAAPLATQAKVPLIVMAAGTSIITERSPYIARTSFTLAQSSTIIGDWAAKNNIKKVATLTSDYAPGNDALAAFKEHFIAGGGAIVEEVKVPLANPDFAPFLQRMKDSKPDAVFVFVPAGQGGNFMKQYAERGLDKSGIKVIGPGDVMDDDLLNGMGDAAIGAVTAHLYSAAHPSAMNKAFVADYRKAFGTRPGFMAVGGWDGIHLIYEALKKTGGKADGDSLIAAMKGMKWESPRGPISIDPETRDIVQNIYIREVKKVDGELYNVEFATFEAVKDPGKTKK; encoded by the coding sequence ATGCTGAGGACATTCATCTCCGGCGCAGTAACGGCCGCCAGCCTGCTTGCGCTCGGTGCGGTGGCAGGCGCCCAGGAGACCGTGAAGATCGGCCTGATCGTGCCGATGACCGGCGGCCAGGCCTCTACTGGCCAGCAGATCAACAACGCCATCAAGCTCTACCAGCAGAAGAACGGCGACACCGTCGCCGGCAAGAAGGTCGAGGTCATCCTCAAGGACGACGCGGCGCTGCCGGACAATACCAAGCGCCTCGCCCAGGAACTGATCGTCAACGAAAAGGTCAACATCATCGCCGGTTTTGGCGTGACCCCGGCCGCGCTCGCCGCCGCGCCGCTGGCGACGCAGGCCAAGGTGCCGCTGATCGTGATGGCAGCCGGCACCTCGATCATCACCGAGCGCTCGCCCTATATCGCGCGCACCTCCTTCACGCTCGCGCAATCCTCCACCATCATCGGTGACTGGGCCGCGAAGAACAATATCAAGAAGGTGGCGACGCTCACCTCCGACTATGCGCCGGGCAATGACGCGCTCGCGGCTTTCAAGGAACACTTCATCGCAGGCGGTGGCGCCATCGTCGAGGAAGTGAAGGTCCCGCTCGCCAATCCGGATTTCGCGCCGTTCCTGCAGCGCATGAAGGACTCCAAGCCCGATGCGGTGTTCGTGTTCGTGCCGGCCGGGCAGGGCGGCAACTTCATGAAGCAATATGCCGAGCGTGGACTCGACAAGTCCGGCATCAAGGTGATCGGGCCGGGCGACGTCATGGATGACGATCTGCTCAACGGCATGGGCGATGCGGCCATCGGCGCCGTCACCGCGCATCTCTATTCGGCCGCGCATCCCTCGGCCATGAACAAGGCCTTCGTGGCCGACTACAGGAAGGCCTTCGGCACCCGTCCGGGCTTCATGGCGGTCGGCGGCTGGGATGGCATCCATCTCATCTACGAGGCGCTGAAGAAGACCGGCGGCAAGGCCGATGGCGACTCGCTGATCGCGGCGATGAAGGGCATGAAGTGGGAGAGCCCGCGCGGCCCGATCTCCATCGATCCCGAAACCCGCGACATCGTGCAGAACATCTATATCCGCGAAGTGAAGAAGGTGGACGGCGAATTGTACAATGTGGAATTCGCCACGTTCGAAGCGGTGAAGGATCCGGGCAAGACGAAGAAGTAA
- a CDS encoding cobalamin-independent methionine synthase II family protein, giving the protein MQRTKAPFRADEVGSLLRPASIKEARARLEKGEITAADLRKVEDLEIEKVVHKQASIGLKLATDGEFRRSWWHFDFLAKLTGCELYHPDTGIQFTGVETRHDSVRVIGKLDFPDDHPMLDHFRFLKRHADIAGVAAKMTIPSPAVLHFRGGRKAISKEVYPDIEVFFEDLAKTYRKAVKAFYDAGCRYLQFDDTVWAYLCSEDELNKVRARGEDADNLQQIYARIINYAIAERPADMVITTHVCRGNFRSTWISSGGYEPVAETLLAGTNYDGYFLEYDSDRAGGFEPLRFLPKGNKVVVVGVITSKFGELEKKEDVLARLKEAAKFAPLEQLAVSPQCGFASTEEGNILSEDEQWAKLKLAVDVANEVWGK; this is encoded by the coding sequence ATGCAGAGAACAAAAGCCCCGTTCCGCGCCGACGAAGTCGGCAGCCTCTTGCGCCCCGCGTCGATCAAGGAAGCGCGCGCCAGGCTGGAGAAGGGCGAGATCACCGCCGCCGATCTGCGCAAGGTCGAAGATCTCGAAATCGAGAAGGTGGTGCACAAGCAGGCCTCCATCGGCCTCAAGCTCGCCACCGACGGCGAATTCCGCCGTTCCTGGTGGCATTTCGACTTTCTCGCCAAGCTGACCGGCTGCGAACTCTATCATCCCGACACCGGCATCCAGTTCACCGGCGTCGAGACCCGCCATGACAGTGTGCGCGTGATTGGCAAGCTGGATTTCCCCGACGATCATCCGATGCTCGATCACTTCCGCTTCCTGAAGCGGCATGCCGATATCGCTGGGGTCGCGGCGAAGATGACCATCCCGTCGCCGGCCGTGCTGCATTTCCGCGGCGGCCGCAAGGCGATCTCCAAGGAGGTCTATCCGGACATCGAAGTGTTCTTCGAGGATCTCGCCAAGACCTATCGCAAGGCGGTGAAGGCGTTCTACGATGCCGGCTGCCGCTATCTGCAGTTCGACGACACCGTCTGGGCCTATCTCTGCTCGGAGGACGAACTCAACAAGGTGCGCGCCCGCGGCGAGGATGCCGACAATCTGCAGCAGATCTATGCCCGCATCATCAATTACGCCATCGCCGAGCGTCCTGCCGACATGGTGATCACCACGCATGTGTGCCGCGGCAATTTCCGCTCCACCTGGATTTCCTCGGGCGGCTACGAGCCGGTGGCGGAAACGCTGCTCGCGGGCACCAATTACGACGGCTACTTCCTCGAATACGACTCCGACCGCGCCGGCGGCTTCGAGCCGCTGCGTTTCCTGCCGAAGGGCAACAAGGTGGTCGTGGTCGGCGTCATCACCTCGAAATTCGGCGAGCTGGAAAAGAAGGAAGACGTTCTGGCCCGCCTGAAGGAAGCGGCGAAGTTCGCTCCGCTGGAGCAGCTGGCCGTGTCCCCGCAATGCGGCTTCGCCTCGACCGAAGAGGGCAACATCCTCAGCGAGGACGAGCAGTGGGCGAAGCTGAAGCTCGCGGTGGACGTGGCGAACGAGGTGTGGGGGAAGTAA
- the metK gene encoding methionine adenosyltransferase, which translates to MRASYLFTSESVSEGHPDKICDRISDEIVDLFFREGPKAGIDPWDIRAACETLATTNKVVIAGETRGPSTVTNDHIEAVVRAAIKDIGYEQDGFHWKTCDIDILLHPQSADIAQGVDAKQPTNAEEGAGDQGIMFGYATNETPELMPAPIFYAHKILRLISEARHNGTEKVLGPDSKSQVTVQYENGKPVGVREIVVSHQHLVEDMTSNQVRERVEPYVRKALPEGWITDKTIWHINPTGKFFIGGPDGDAGLTGRKIIVDTYGGAAPHGGGAFSGKDSTKVDRSAAYAARYVAKNIVAAGLADKATLQLAYAIGVARPLSIYVDTHGTGKVADDKIEAAVAAAMDLTPRGIRKHLDLNKPIYARTAAYGHFGRTPDADGGFSWEKTDLVDALKRNV; encoded by the coding sequence ATGCGCGCGTCTTATCTCTTCACCAGTGAATCGGTTTCCGAAGGCCATCCCGACAAGATCTGCGATCGCATCTCGGACGAGATCGTCGATCTGTTCTTCCGCGAAGGCCCGAAGGCTGGCATCGATCCTTGGGATATCCGCGCGGCCTGCGAAACCCTCGCCACCACCAACAAGGTCGTGATTGCCGGCGAGACCCGCGGTCCGTCGACCGTGACCAACGATCACATCGAAGCCGTCGTCCGCGCCGCCATCAAGGACATCGGCTACGAGCAAGACGGTTTCCACTGGAAGACCTGCGATATCGACATTCTGCTGCATCCGCAGTCGGCCGACATCGCGCAGGGCGTCGATGCCAAGCAGCCGACCAATGCCGAAGAAGGCGCTGGCGACCAGGGCATCATGTTCGGCTACGCCACCAACGAGACGCCTGAGCTGATGCCGGCGCCGATCTTCTACGCGCACAAGATTCTGCGCCTGATCTCGGAAGCCCGCCACAATGGCACCGAGAAGGTGCTCGGCCCGGACTCCAAGAGCCAGGTCACCGTGCAGTACGAAAACGGCAAACCGGTCGGCGTGCGCGAGATCGTCGTCTCGCATCAGCATCTCGTCGAGGACATGACCTCGAACCAGGTGCGCGAGCGCGTCGAGCCCTACGTGCGCAAGGCGCTGCCGGAAGGCTGGATCACCGACAAGACCATCTGGCATATCAACCCGACCGGCAAGTTCTTCATCGGCGGTCCTGACGGCGACGCTGGCCTGACCGGCCGCAAGATCATCGTCGACACTTACGGCGGTGCAGCTCCCCATGGCGGCGGCGCGTTCTCCGGCAAGGATTCCACCAAGGTTGACCGTTCGGCTGCCTATGCCGCGCGTTACGTGGCGAAGAACATCGTCGCTGCCGGCCTCGCCGACAAGGCGACGCTGCAGCTCGCTTACGCCATTGGCGTGGCGCGTCCGCTGTCGATCTATGTGGACACCCACGGCACCGGCAAGGTCGCTGACGACAAGATCGAGGCGGCCGTCGCGGCTGCGATGGATCTCACCCCGCGTGGCATCCGCAAGCATCTCGACCTCAACAAGCCGATCTATGCCCGCACCGCCGCCTACGGTCACTTCGGCCGTACGCCGGATGCAGATGGTGGCTTCTCCTGGGAGAAGACCGACCTCGTCGATGCGCTGAAGCGCAACGTCTAA
- a CDS encoding UDP-glucose dehydrogenase family protein has protein sequence MRIAMIGTGYVGLVSGACFADFGHHVTCVDKAANKIEALLRGEIPIYEPGLDALVAANVKAGRLEFTTDLADPVAKADAVFIAVGTPSRRGDGHADLSYVHAAAREIAANVNGFTVVITKSTVPVGTGDDVERIIKEANPAADVAVASNPEFLREGAAIRDFKHPDRIVVGTEDDRAQKVIAEIYRPLYLNQAPIMYTGRRTAELIKYAANAFLATKITFINEIADLAERTGADVQDVARGIGLDNRIGAKFLHAGPGFGGSCFPKDTRALVKTGQDHEAPLRIVEAVLTVNDNRKRAMARKVQHALGGSLRGKTVGVLGLTFKPNTDDMREAPSIPLITALQDLGATVQAYDPVGMEQAKAELPASVTYCDDAYACATGADALVIVTEWEQFRALDLAQLKAKMKQPVMVDLRNVYRPDEMEKAGFTYESVGRGRI, from the coding sequence ATGCGCATTGCGATGATCGGCACCGGTTATGTTGGACTCGTTTCGGGAGCCTGTTTTGCCGATTTCGGCCATCACGTGACCTGCGTGGACAAGGCGGCGAACAAGATCGAGGCGCTGCTACGCGGCGAAATCCCGATCTACGAGCCGGGCCTCGACGCCCTGGTCGCCGCCAATGTGAAGGCCGGCCGGCTCGAATTCACCACCGATCTTGCAGACCCGGTCGCCAAGGCGGATGCCGTGTTCATCGCCGTCGGCACCCCGTCCCGGCGCGGCGACGGCCATGCGGACCTCTCCTATGTCCACGCCGCCGCCCGCGAGATCGCCGCCAATGTGAACGGCTTCACGGTGGTCATCACCAAATCCACCGTCCCGGTCGGCACCGGCGACGACGTCGAGCGCATCATCAAGGAAGCCAATCCGGCCGCCGATGTCGCCGTCGCCTCCAATCCGGAGTTTCTGCGCGAGGGTGCCGCGATCCGCGACTTCAAGCATCCCGACCGTATCGTCGTCGGCACCGAGGACGACCGCGCGCAAAAAGTGATCGCCGAGATCTACCGGCCACTTTACCTGAACCAGGCGCCGATCATGTATACCGGCCGCCGCACGGCCGAACTGATCAAATACGCCGCCAACGCTTTCCTCGCGACCAAGATCACCTTCATCAACGAGATCGCCGACCTCGCCGAGCGGACCGGCGCCGATGTACAGGACGTCGCCCGCGGCATCGGCCTCGACAACCGCATCGGAGCCAAGTTTCTCCATGCGGGTCCCGGCTTCGGCGGCTCCTGCTTTCCGAAGGATACGCGCGCGCTGGTGAAGACGGGCCAGGATCATGAGGCGCCGCTGCGCATCGTCGAAGCGGTGCTCACCGTCAACGACAACCGCAAGCGCGCCATGGCCCGCAAGGTGCAGCACGCGCTCGGCGGCAGCCTGCGCGGCAAGACGGTCGGCGTGCTCGGCCTCACCTTCAAACCCAACACCGACGACATGCGCGAGGCCCCCTCGATCCCGCTGATTACCGCGCTGCAGGATCTCGGCGCCACCGTGCAGGCCTACGACCCCGTCGGCATGGAACAGGCGAAAGCCGAACTACCCGCCTCCGTCACCTATTGTGACGACGCCTATGCCTGCGCGACCGGCGCCGATGCACTCGTCATCGTCACCGAATGGGAGCAGTTCCGCGCGCTCGATCTCGCCCAGCTCAAAGCGAAGATGAAGCAGCCGGTGATGGTCGACCTGCGCAATGTGTATCGGCCCGACGAAATGGAGAAGGCCGGGTTCACGTATGAGAGCGTCGGCCGCGGGCGAATTTGA
- a CDS encoding ABC transporter ATP-binding protein: protein MTIALETANLEKSFGGLRVTRDLSLKIAAGARHALIGPNGAGKTTVINLLTGVLKPNSGRILLQGADITELPVHKRVLRGLSRTFQINQLYPDLTPRETVGLAVSERLGHGGDWWRLMGTRRDVNDEIAENLARFHLIDVMNERTATLPYGKQRLLEIAVAIAAKPRVLLLDEPAAGVPESERHDILAAVAALPRDVTVLLIEHDMDLVFSFADRISVLVNGAMLVEGTPDDVARDPQVKAVYLGEGADV, encoded by the coding sequence ATGACCATCGCGCTGGAAACGGCCAATCTCGAAAAGTCCTTCGGCGGCCTGCGCGTGACCCGCGATCTCTCGCTGAAGATCGCGGCCGGCGCCCGCCATGCCTTGATCGGCCCTAACGGCGCCGGCAAGACCACGGTGATCAACCTGCTGACCGGCGTGCTGAAGCCGAATAGCGGCCGCATCCTGCTGCAAGGGGCGGACATCACTGAATTGCCGGTCCACAAGCGCGTGCTGCGCGGACTGTCGCGCACCTTCCAGATCAATCAGCTCTATCCCGATCTGACGCCGCGCGAGACCGTCGGTCTGGCCGTGTCCGAACGCCTCGGCCATGGCGGCGACTGGTGGCGCCTGATGGGCACACGCCGCGACGTCAATGACGAGATCGCGGAAAATCTCGCCCGCTTCCATCTCATCGACGTCATGAACGAGCGGACCGCGACGCTGCCTTACGGCAAGCAGCGCCTGCTGGAGATCGCCGTCGCCATCGCCGCCAAGCCGCGCGTGCTGTTGCTGGACGAGCCCGCCGCCGGCGTGCCGGAAAGCGAACGACACGACATCCTCGCCGCCGTCGCCGCATTGCCGCGCGACGTCACCGTGCTGCTCATCGAGCACGACATGGATCTCGTCTTCTCCTTCGCCGACCGCATTTCCGTGCTGGTCAACGGCGCCATGCTGGTGGAAGGCACGCCGGACGACGTCGCGCGCGATCCGCAGGTGAAAGCGGTCTATCTCGGGGAGGGCGCCGATGTCTGA